From Leptospira ryugenii, a single genomic window includes:
- a CDS encoding DUF1574 domain-containing protein, whose protein sequence is MDLLKNKFLLTPVIVIALAFCLDKLLLFENVHTYFSKSLSDINYIQKNQLYGNLKEYLQRPDRKKVLVYFGNSRALLFDTEYIEAQYPGWTLFNFSVPGGKSDYTLQWMEKFKKDKVKPDFILFDHSVELYNSSATLSVDETLTNGLDVFFVLRHFKLFRSDEISTLIAKRMFRSYQFRPKLEVILKRAMNKEKYVYTYRDLRNNLFDRLTKNQGSAMTPGTHQAVLPEELLKKSARGDFHSYLVPFRFSNSTLEFLDQSIQITKEMSIPCATIWVRLSLPYMDHIRNELVSVEDNQNMSIYDYWLPRILAYQNKINVPFWNMNDDKTYKCNEFSDAGHMSPSCYKDYTNFIFQRVVSSPVRQK, encoded by the coding sequence ATGGATCTACTCAAAAATAAGTTCTTACTTACCCCTGTCATAGTCATCGCTCTTGCGTTTTGTTTGGACAAACTCCTTCTGTTTGAAAACGTGCATACTTACTTTTCGAAATCACTTTCTGATATCAATTACATCCAAAAAAATCAATTATATGGAAACTTAAAGGAGTATTTACAGAGACCTGATCGAAAGAAAGTACTTGTTTACTTTGGAAATTCAAGGGCGCTTCTTTTTGATACAGAATACATCGAAGCTCAATATCCTGGTTGGACTTTGTTTAATTTTTCAGTGCCAGGTGGAAAATCAGATTATACGCTCCAATGGATGGAAAAGTTTAAAAAAGACAAAGTTAAGCCCGATTTCATTTTATTTGACCATTCCGTTGAATTGTACAATTCATCTGCAACTCTCAGTGTAGATGAAACTTTAACCAATGGCCTTGATGTATTCTTTGTCCTCAGGCATTTTAAGCTCTTTCGTTCAGATGAAATCTCGACATTGATTGCGAAGCGAATGTTTCGAAGTTATCAATTTCGTCCCAAGTTAGAAGTGATACTCAAACGGGCGATGAACAAAGAAAAATATGTTTATACCTATCGGGATTTGCGCAATAATCTATTTGATCGCTTAACAAAAAACCAAGGTTCCGCAATGACACCGGGAACTCACCAAGCTGTGTTGCCTGAGGAACTTTTAAAAAAGTCAGCTAGAGGTGATTTTCATTCCTATCTCGTTCCTTTTCGTTTTTCAAACAGTACCTTAGAGTTTTTGGACCAGTCCATTCAGATCACCAAAGAAATGTCTATTCCTTGTGCCACCATTTGGGTGAGATTGTCCTTACCTTATATGGATCATATTCGCAATGAATTAGTGAGCGTAGAAGACAATCAAAACATGTCTATCTATGATTATTGGCTACCTAGAATCTTGGCTTACCAAAACAAAATAAATGTTCCCTTTTGGAATATGAATGATGACAAAACCTACAAATGCAATGAGTTTAGCGATGCAGGGCACATGTCTCCATCATGTTATAAGGATTATACCAACTTTATTTTCCAGAGAGTTGTGAGTAGCCCAGTAAGGCAAAAATAA
- a CDS encoding MBOAT family O-acyltransferase: MLFNSIPFFIFFTIVYLLYWSIPKSQRKSFLLLMGIAFYYIFSPILTLHFLAVIIVNYGLYLNIKNNPSRKNVTIAVVLNLINLGVFKYFYFFNRVLADLTGYPFFQKVPDLIHIGLPLAVSFYSFQVIAFAVDTYRNPNQAKVPILDYCLFIAFFPVLIAGPIMRFSDFSPNLEKLSPDRDKLYRASYLLMLGLIKKVLVADPMSTTISPIFLNPATYDSFSLFMAGICYSIQVYCDFSGLTDMARSLALFLGFEIPENFTGPFFSTSGRELWRRWHITLSFWLRDYIYFPLGGSRLGEIRTYFNLIVIMTLGGFWHGADYTFICWGFYWGVILATERFLEDSMGWKLTPTKNFGLIVLKALFVFVLFSISGLMFRSNNASSMVDLFVGLFLNFQSFFSETLLSSHNSWLYGASQILSSEPIFRFSHIENLERVTYMGFALVVFHLFQYFPGYWTRFRKYDAILVPILGVITIFMLATLSQDGGDFIYYKF, encoded by the coding sequence ATGCTATTTAACTCCATACCATTTTTTATATTTTTCACGATTGTGTATCTTCTCTACTGGAGTATACCAAAGTCTCAGAGAAAATCCTTCCTACTTTTGATGGGCATTGCGTTTTATTATATTTTCTCTCCCATCCTCACCTTACACTTTTTAGCTGTAATCATTGTTAACTATGGATTGTATCTCAATATCAAGAACAATCCTTCTCGAAAAAATGTAACGATAGCTGTAGTGTTAAATTTGATCAATTTGGGAGTTTTTAAATATTTTTATTTCTTCAATCGTGTTTTAGCTGACTTGACTGGTTATCCATTCTTTCAGAAAGTACCTGACTTAATCCATATTGGACTTCCTCTCGCTGTTAGTTTTTATAGTTTCCAAGTGATTGCCTTTGCTGTTGATACATATCGCAATCCTAACCAGGCAAAGGTGCCTATTCTTGACTATTGCCTTTTTATAGCATTTTTTCCAGTTCTCATCGCGGGGCCTATCATGAGGTTCAGTGATTTTTCGCCAAACTTGGAAAAGTTGAGTCCTGATCGTGACAAATTGTACAGAGCATCTTATCTCTTAATGTTGGGATTGATCAAAAAAGTTCTCGTTGCTGATCCCATGTCAACGACCATCAGTCCTATTTTTTTGAATCCGGCAACTTACGATAGTTTTTCGCTATTTATGGCAGGTATCTGCTACTCAATCCAGGTATATTGTGATTTTTCAGGACTCACTGATATGGCACGTTCCCTTGCGCTTTTTTTAGGATTTGAGATCCCAGAAAATTTTACCGGCCCTTTTTTCTCAACATCAGGAAGAGAATTGTGGAGAAGGTGGCATATCACCCTTTCATTTTGGTTGAGAGATTACATATATTTTCCATTAGGTGGCTCAAGGTTAGGAGAGATTCGCACCTATTTTAACTTAATTGTCATCATGACCCTAGGTGGTTTTTGGCATGGGGCTGATTATACCTTTATTTGTTGGGGGTTTTATTGGGGTGTGATTCTAGCGACCGAAAGATTTTTGGAGGACTCCATGGGTTGGAAATTAACACCGACCAAAAACTTCGGACTGATTGTTCTCAAAGCTCTATTTGTTTTTGTCTTATTCTCAATTAGCGGATTGATGTTTCGTTCGAACAATGCATCCTCAATGGTTGATTTATTTGTTGGTTTGTTTTTAAACTTTCAGAGTTTTTTCTCAGAAACATTGCTTTCATCGCATAATTCTTGGCTATATGGTGCTTCGCAAATTCTCAGTTCAGAACCAATCTTTCGTTTTTCACACATCGAAAATTTAGAGCGTGTTACTTATATGGGATTTGCCTTAGTAGTGTTTCATTTATTTCAATACTTTCCGGGTTATTGGACCCGCTTTCGCAAATATGATGCTATACTTGTTCCGATCCTTGGAGTGATCACGATTTTTATGTTAGCTACTCTTTCCCAAGATGGAGGAGATTTTATCTATTATAAATTTTAG
- a CDS encoding NYN domain-containing protein gives MSYSTRILIDGMNLMYKFPDLAFLLVEYKIHEARLGLLQYLWQYFQEQKAVEVLIFFDGRKSPWEDCYSEKYAEMSVHYSQEKKADELIMACLTQSPIPSQCLVITSDKEIINFARRIRAKRKTSEEFYKEWTSHWDLQMESEVDQIKEGVKEQTETEFWMKQFLR, from the coding sequence GTGTCCTATTCTACCCGAATCTTGATTGATGGGATGAATTTAATGTACAAATTCCCCGATTTGGCCTTCCTTTTGGTGGAATATAAAATCCATGAAGCACGCTTAGGACTCTTACAATACCTATGGCAATACTTCCAAGAACAGAAAGCTGTAGAGGTGCTAATTTTTTTTGATGGTAGGAAGTCGCCCTGGGAGGATTGTTATTCGGAGAAGTATGCAGAAATGTCTGTCCACTATAGCCAAGAAAAAAAGGCAGATGAACTGATCATGGCTTGTTTGACACAAAGTCCCATTCCATCACAATGCCTCGTCATAACTTCCGATAAAGAAATCATTAATTTTGCTAGGCGCATCCGTGCAAAAAGAAAAACCTCAGAGGAGTTTTACAAGGAGTGGACCTCTCACTGGGACCTTCAAATGGAATCAGAAGTTGACCAAATCAAAGAAGGTGTGAAAGAACAAACCGAAACAGAGTTTTGGATGAAACAGTTTTTACGGTAA
- a CDS encoding SDR family NAD(P)-dependent oxidoreductase: MKKIIVVGASSGIGRAIAEAELKAGHLVLLLARRENELKKITAPWNSQKEKRALFLKADVSNLQLAKRVFQDALKQLGGLDEIFYASGTMPDVGPEEYNTEKDESMIQVNLLGAMAYLNQAAEYFAKQGKGTIVGISSIAGERGRKGNPGYFVSKAGLNTYLESLRNRLAVKNVTVITVKPGYVNTEMVKGLTLPTKGLLRAISAEEAAATIIEKTDKNKEVFYVPGIWSLVAFIIRNIPSFIFKKLNI; the protein is encoded by the coding sequence ATGAAAAAAATAATTGTAGTTGGTGCATCCAGCGGTATCGGCAGAGCCATTGCTGAGGCAGAATTAAAGGCGGGCCATTTGGTGTTACTCTTAGCGCGCAGAGAGAATGAATTAAAAAAGATCACTGCCCCTTGGAATTCTCAAAAAGAAAAACGAGCCCTTTTTCTCAAAGCTGATGTTTCAAATCTGCAACTGGCAAAACGAGTCTTCCAAGATGCACTCAAACAATTAGGTGGATTGGATGAAATCTTTTATGCTTCGGGAACGATGCCGGACGTAGGACCAGAAGAATACAATACAGAAAAAGATGAAAGTATGATCCAGGTGAATCTTTTGGGTGCGATGGCGTATCTTAACCAAGCAGCGGAATACTTTGCAAAGCAGGGTAAGGGAACGATCGTTGGCATCTCTTCGATTGCAGGTGAAAGAGGACGCAAAGGAAACCCAGGATATTTTGTATCTAAGGCAGGATTAAACACATACTTAGAATCCTTGAGAAATCGATTGGCAGTGAAAAATGTAACTGTAATCACAGTAAAACCTGGCTATGTAAATACAGAAATGGTAAAAGGACTTACTCTTCCAACAAAGGGACTCCTCAGAGCGATTTCGGCCGAAGAAGCCGCAGCCACCATTATCGAAAAGACAGATAAAAACAAAGAGGTATTCTATGTCCCGGGGATATGGTCTCTAGTTGCCTTTATCATCCGTAACATCCCAAGTTTTATTTTTAAGAAGTTAAACATTTAA
- a CDS encoding FAD-binding oxidoreductase, with the protein MATKSKIQEISIPKSESVEAWGMNSSSISPVFRPKTQEEIINIIQWANVNKKSIALRGGGCSYGDASINSQGIVLDLTNFNRIIHFDSKKGIIEVESGARIKDLWENGIVNGFWPPVVSGTMMPTIGGALSMNIHGKNNFKVGTIGEHVLEFTFVTAKGEVLVCSPKKNSELFYSAISGFGMLGVFLTVKIQMKKIYSGKMKITPVVTKNFEEMFDYFEREYKSSDYLVGWIDAFASGKSLGRGQIHKAVNLESGEDPDFPANCALEKQHLPSRLFYLIPKKWMWILMRPFSFNLGMRLINFAKYIASILVNGKEYFQGHAEYAFLLDYVPNWKFIYKPGAMIQYQVFIPKENALDAMKEIFQLCQSRGIVNYLSVFKKHKPDPFLLTHSVDGFSLAMDFPVTKRNKENLWKLCYEMDEIVLKNKGKFYFAKDSTLRKQIMESYFPKENLKKFKLLKKKYDPNNILSTDLYRRVFLNETN; encoded by the coding sequence ATGGCAACAAAATCAAAGATACAAGAAATAAGCATACCAAAGAGTGAATCTGTCGAAGCCTGGGGAATGAATTCATCTTCAATTAGCCCTGTGTTCCGACCCAAAACCCAAGAAGAAATCATCAACATCATCCAATGGGCTAACGTAAACAAAAAGTCCATCGCACTCAGAGGTGGTGGCTGTAGTTATGGGGATGCCTCGATCAACTCCCAAGGTATAGTCTTAGACCTAACAAACTTTAACCGAATAATTCATTTCGATTCTAAAAAAGGAATCATAGAAGTTGAATCTGGTGCTCGTATTAAAGATTTATGGGAAAATGGCATCGTGAATGGGTTTTGGCCTCCAGTGGTTTCAGGCACAATGATGCCCACAATTGGTGGAGCACTTTCCATGAATATACATGGCAAAAATAATTTTAAAGTGGGGACTATCGGCGAACACGTCTTAGAATTTACTTTTGTGACAGCAAAAGGAGAGGTGCTAGTATGCTCTCCCAAAAAAAATTCTGAGCTCTTTTATTCAGCGATTTCAGGCTTCGGTATGTTGGGAGTCTTTCTTACTGTCAAAATACAGATGAAAAAGATATATTCAGGGAAGATGAAAATCACTCCTGTAGTAACAAAAAATTTCGAAGAAATGTTTGATTATTTTGAAAGAGAGTACAAATCGTCCGATTATTTGGTAGGATGGATAGATGCTTTTGCTTCAGGAAAATCCCTCGGCAGAGGCCAAATTCATAAAGCAGTCAATTTAGAGTCTGGTGAAGATCCAGATTTTCCAGCAAATTGTGCACTAGAAAAACAGCATTTGCCTTCCAGGCTCTTTTATTTGATCCCAAAAAAGTGGATGTGGATATTGATGAGGCCTTTTAGCTTCAATCTCGGAATGAGATTGATTAACTTTGCAAAATACATAGCAAGTATTTTAGTGAATGGAAAGGAGTATTTCCAAGGACATGCGGAATATGCATTCCTTTTGGATTATGTACCAAATTGGAAATTCATCTACAAGCCTGGGGCGATGATCCAGTACCAAGTGTTCATTCCAAAAGAAAATGCCTTAGACGCTATGAAAGAGATTTTTCAACTTTGCCAATCAAGAGGCATAGTAAATTATTTGTCGGTCTTCAAAAAGCACAAACCGGATCCATTTCTACTGACACATTCTGTGGATGGATTTTCGCTTGCTATGGACTTTCCCGTAACCAAGCGAAACAAGGAAAACCTTTGGAAACTATGTTACGAAATGGATGAGATTGTCTTAAAGAACAAAGGCAAATTTTACTTTGCAAAAGACTCCACTCTCAGAAAGCAAATCATGGAATCTTACTTTCCGAAAGAGAATTTAAAAAAATTCAAACTACTCAAGAAAAAATATGACCCAAACAATATCCTGAGCACAGATCTATATAGAAGAGTCTTTCTAAACGAAACCAATTAA
- a CDS encoding LptF/LptG family permease — protein MNSIILKPILWIKREFIPFRILDRYLFFDFLKNFLGTLILLTSMIVIYEFTNNMKYLVSSKVDQTHVYLYILFSVPGMIVQVVSPALMFSVCFVVGQYSVNKELVAIMVAGVSFLRIITPILFFGFCAWIFMSFFTQFVVIPANKKAQIEYSYMIKGANKLVDFVYQLHIKGKKGFYYVYWIDEKESMIKGGFNYIEINADGLPNFVVSSQKAKFTPEPHNWTLYDVEEIKFNDKIEVISRKKIESKDYPFPEDIQYFSKPTRNPEQMNFFELAEEIESRIIKGIPYRDVIVQRHATFAMPLMSFVVVALGALAGAITKRSAGVASLGITIAVVLLYYILYSTMKTLAENGGLPIWFGIWFTPVLFITAAYFFYKRMNI, from the coding sequence GTGAATTCCATAATTTTAAAACCAATCCTTTGGATCAAAAGAGAATTTATCCCTTTTCGAATCTTAGATCGATATCTATTTTTCGACTTTTTGAAAAATTTCCTAGGAACATTGATCTTACTAACATCTATGATAGTGATCTATGAGTTTACAAATAACATGAAATATTTGGTATCCTCAAAAGTTGACCAAACTCATGTTTATCTGTATATTCTCTTTTCAGTACCTGGCATGATCGTACAGGTTGTTTCCCCTGCTTTGATGTTTTCAGTGTGTTTTGTTGTAGGACAGTATAGCGTAAACAAAGAACTCGTTGCTATCATGGTTGCTGGGGTATCCTTTCTTCGCATCATCACACCTATATTATTTTTTGGATTTTGTGCTTGGATCTTTATGTCCTTCTTTACTCAGTTTGTTGTGATCCCAGCGAATAAAAAAGCGCAGATCGAATACAGCTACATGATCAAAGGTGCCAATAAACTTGTGGATTTTGTTTACCAACTACACATCAAAGGCAAAAAAGGATTTTATTATGTGTATTGGATAGATGAAAAAGAAAGTATGATTAAAGGTGGTTTCAATTATATTGAAATCAACGCGGATGGCTTGCCCAATTTTGTCGTCTCTTCCCAAAAAGCGAAGTTTACACCTGAGCCACATAACTGGACTCTATATGATGTAGAAGAAATCAAATTTAATGATAAGATCGAGGTTATTTCTCGAAAAAAAATAGAATCAAAAGACTATCCTTTCCCCGAAGACATTCAATACTTTTCCAAACCTACGCGAAATCCAGAACAAATGAATTTTTTCGAATTGGCCGAAGAGATTGAATCACGAATCATTAAAGGTATCCCCTATCGAGATGTGATTGTCCAAAGACATGCAACATTTGCAATGCCGCTCATGTCTTTCGTGGTCGTTGCTTTGGGGGCATTGGCTGGCGCCATAACCAAACGATCCGCAGGAGTTGCTTCATTGGGTATTACCATTGCAGTTGTTTTGTTATACTATATCCTCTATTCGACTATGAAAACCTTGGCAGAAAATGGCGGACTGCCCATTTGGTTTGGGATTTGGTTCACACCCGTACTTTTCATCACTGCCGCCTATTTTTTCTATAAGCGGATGAATATTTAA
- a CDS encoding PP2C family protein-serine/threonine phosphatase, producing the protein MVKLFSTTKPFQDSLQIEEEVLTISRICLSVFVAFIGFGIFAPVKELGLYDPIWLRVLHTGITFCFILLTYFSEYVRKRIQPIMLVFFYTMSSHSLILLYWNSLYIGYLVGMILVITCIGVSFVERRWLVHYLTFVVSAGVLVGIYTEKPQVELSLYLSSIITPALVSYLTLNTRLSAVEKLRISQIQLKKFHDRISNDLEMASETQNHLVTKVWPNSKGIHCSSFFKSYEKIGGDAISFVIRDDEEIAIFFADVAGHGIASAMVSAMAVLSFKMNASLEATPAACLNAMHQELQAIVKTNHISACVFFYSIAEKKLSYSYAGHPPILLISQSNNCQILEGNGTVIVSPLEPKLKNYTKHLQSGDRILLYSDGITDVYNSSEQEFGIEGLISSIQKNSNKKGEELLHSIYHLAKEYSNQVSIDDMSMFLLEIE; encoded by the coding sequence ATGGTGAAACTCTTTTCCACAACGAAACCCTTCCAAGATAGTTTACAAATCGAAGAGGAAGTATTAACTATTTCTCGCATTTGTTTATCTGTATTTGTGGCTTTCATTGGATTTGGAATTTTTGCCCCCGTAAAGGAGCTGGGTCTTTACGATCCTATCTGGCTGAGAGTTTTGCATACAGGCATTACATTTTGTTTCATACTATTAACCTATTTCTCTGAGTACGTGAGAAAGAGAATCCAGCCAATAATGTTAGTTTTCTTTTACACTATGAGCAGTCACTCTCTCATCCTCTTGTATTGGAACTCATTGTATATAGGTTATCTCGTCGGTATGATATTGGTCATTACCTGTATTGGTGTCAGCTTTGTAGAAAGGCGTTGGTTAGTTCATTATCTGACATTCGTAGTCAGCGCAGGGGTATTAGTCGGAATTTACACTGAAAAACCACAAGTCGAGTTGTCACTCTATCTCTCTTCCATCATTACACCAGCTTTAGTATCATATTTAACACTCAATACTAGGCTCAGCGCCGTTGAAAAATTGAGGATATCTCAGATCCAATTAAAAAAGTTTCATGATCGTATTTCTAATGATTTGGAGATGGCATCTGAAACTCAAAACCACTTAGTGACAAAGGTTTGGCCAAATAGCAAAGGTATACATTGCAGTAGCTTTTTTAAATCCTACGAAAAAATAGGAGGAGATGCGATCAGCTTTGTGATCCGAGATGATGAGGAAATTGCGATCTTCTTCGCAGATGTAGCTGGGCATGGTATTGCCTCCGCCATGGTCTCTGCCATGGCAGTCTTGTCGTTCAAAATGAATGCAAGTTTGGAGGCTACCCCGGCAGCTTGTTTAAATGCCATGCACCAAGAATTGCAAGCCATTGTGAAAACGAACCATATCAGCGCTTGTGTCTTCTTTTATTCGATAGCTGAAAAAAAACTTTCTTATTCTTATGCGGGCCATCCACCGATTCTACTCATTTCTCAATCAAATAATTGCCAAATCTTAGAAGGCAATGGCACCGTCATCGTATCCCCACTTGAACCAAAATTGAAAAATTATACAAAACACTTACAATCAGGCGATCGAATTTTATTATACTCTGATGGGATTACTGATGTTTACAATTCATCTGAACAGGAATTTGGCATAGAAGGGCTCATATCCTCAATCCAAAAAAATTCCAACAAAAAAGGTGAAGAACTATTGCATTCGATTTACCATTTGGCTAAAGAGTATTCTAACCAAGTATCCATTGATGATATGAGTATGTTTTTATTGGAGATTGAGTGA
- the pbpC gene encoding penicillin-binding protein 1C, which yields MFTATFALTASPSYEEVKKNYRPSDLIFLDREGIPIQSKRIHFEYRAEDWVEYENIPTNLIEMVVWSEDKKFFEHSGVDTLSFLSSLWNAVKGEKIRGASTITMQLVAILNPELAPKQFKRNFAQKLKQIQAATELENQWNKEQIISAYLNLIYFRGELKGIGAASKGLFKKKVENLSDFEVVLLASLIRAPEANVERVAERSCLLAKEKLKEESCEPIKQFVKETLFANLQYKSSPNQAKLFIDRMLSQGDISRQTSLSLSIQKQVLSILKSHVLELKEQMVNDGAVLVMHNQTSQIVVYVANIGEVSSVPFVDLIQAKRQAGSTLKPFVYAQGFEEKKIQPDTILLDSPIDIPVFQGTYRPLNYDKSFKGKVSVRQSLASSLNIPAVRVLSYLDMGRFIETLSNVGFRNLAYPEYYGPSLALGSADISLWELTNAYRVFANKGMFSNPIYNAVENQTEYKRVFSKETSGQITDILSDREARSTSFGLENFLSTRYPSAVKTGTSQDMRDNWCVGYTSEYTVGVWVGNTEGKPMRNVTGISGAGPVWREVMDILHANISPNEWKREVDNAPKEDPPPKLAAPSLVLVPKIESPTRGAIYAFDPDIPKSQQRILFRMNRYSSDWFWVLNGKKLEVAKDSFLWAVERGDFILEVLDQNGRIIDKVTFEVR from the coding sequence TTGTTTACCGCGACTTTTGCTCTAACAGCATCGCCAAGTTATGAAGAGGTAAAAAAAAACTATAGACCCTCAGATCTTATCTTTTTGGATAGAGAGGGCATTCCCATCCAATCCAAACGAATCCACTTTGAATATCGTGCAGAAGATTGGGTTGAATATGAAAACATCCCAACAAACCTCATTGAAATGGTCGTCTGGTCTGAAGACAAAAAATTTTTCGAACATTCTGGCGTAGATACACTTTCCTTTCTTTCTTCCCTATGGAATGCAGTCAAAGGAGAAAAAATTCGCGGTGCTTCCACCATTACTATGCAGTTGGTAGCCATTCTTAATCCTGAATTAGCTCCTAAACAATTTAAAAGAAATTTTGCACAAAAATTAAAACAAATCCAAGCCGCTACAGAACTGGAAAATCAATGGAACAAAGAACAAATCATTTCCGCGTATTTGAACCTAATTTACTTTAGAGGAGAATTAAAAGGGATCGGAGCTGCATCAAAAGGTTTGTTCAAAAAAAAAGTGGAAAACCTTTCAGATTTTGAAGTTGTACTTTTGGCTAGTTTGATTCGAGCACCGGAAGCAAATGTAGAAAGAGTTGCTGAGAGATCCTGTTTACTTGCAAAAGAGAAATTGAAAGAGGAGAGTTGTGAGCCAATCAAACAATTTGTAAAGGAGACACTTTTTGCAAACTTACAATACAAAAGTTCACCAAACCAGGCAAAGTTATTTATTGATCGAATGCTATCCCAGGGAGATATTTCCCGCCAAACAAGTCTCTCTCTTTCAATACAGAAACAGGTTTTGTCAATCTTAAAGTCTCATGTATTGGAATTGAAAGAACAAATGGTAAACGATGGCGCTGTTTTGGTTATGCACAACCAAACAAGTCAAATCGTCGTATATGTTGCAAACATCGGTGAAGTGAGCTCCGTTCCATTTGTAGATTTGATCCAAGCAAAGCGACAGGCTGGATCGACGTTGAAACCATTTGTTTATGCGCAAGGGTTCGAAGAAAAAAAAATACAGCCAGATACCATCCTACTTGACTCTCCTATTGATATCCCTGTCTTCCAAGGTACATACCGTCCATTGAATTATGACAAATCTTTCAAAGGGAAGGTCAGTGTTCGGCAAAGTCTCGCTTCCTCTCTCAATATCCCTGCCGTAAGGGTTTTGTCCTACCTTGATATGGGGAGGTTTATCGAAACACTATCTAATGTAGGTTTTAGAAATCTCGCCTATCCTGAGTATTATGGGCCTTCCCTTGCTCTTGGATCAGCGGATATTTCCTTATGGGAGCTAACAAACGCTTACCGAGTATTTGCAAACAAAGGAATGTTTTCAAACCCCATATACAATGCTGTTGAAAATCAGACAGAATACAAACGCGTCTTCAGTAAGGAAACTAGCGGACAAATCACTGATATTTTATCGGACCGAGAGGCGAGGTCTACCAGCTTCGGATTGGAAAACTTTTTATCCACTCGCTATCCCAGTGCAGTCAAAACGGGAACGAGCCAAGATATGAGAGACAATTGGTGTGTGGGCTATACTTCTGAATATACGGTAGGTGTCTGGGTTGGCAATACCGAAGGAAAGCCTATGCGCAATGTAACAGGGATTTCAGGTGCAGGTCCCGTTTGGAGAGAGGTCATGGATATTCTCCATGCAAACATAAGTCCAAACGAATGGAAGAGGGAAGTAGACAATGCACCTAAAGAAGATCCTCCGCCCAAGCTCGCAGCACCTTCTTTGGTTTTGGTTCCAAAGATAGAGTCACCGACGAGAGGTGCGATCTATGCTTTTGACCCAGACATTCCCAAGTCACAGCAAAGGATTTTATTTCGCATGAATCGGTATTCTAGTGATTGGTTTTGGGTCTTAAATGGAAAGAAACTTGAGGTGGCAAAGGATTCGTTTCTTTGGGCAGTCGAAAGAGGAGATTTTATACTAGAAGTTTTAGACCAAAATGGGAGAATCATCGATAAGGTAACTTTTGAAGTTCGTTAG
- a CDS encoding RsmD family RNA methyltransferase encodes MKSLRVSQGIWKGKEIPCPEEVSGHLNFTNSLVKKSLFDVIDSRLDSWGISNQESLFCDFFSGSGQISAEAYSRGFGKILVYELDQKRFSGLLQLFKGIKTITLFRKDATKHAIKWELGEEKAYIFYLDPPYTYWSVTPTRMSSMLLQLVSHLNDLNKPYLILSQIPEHQKVEEIWSGLEYKVREYGSHSLVELSCKE; translated from the coding sequence ATGAAGTCGCTTCGTGTTAGCCAAGGCATCTGGAAAGGCAAAGAAATCCCATGCCCTGAAGAAGTTTCTGGCCATTTAAATTTTACAAATAGTTTAGTCAAAAAATCTCTGTTTGATGTCATAGACTCAAGATTAGATTCTTGGGGAATTTCTAACCAAGAGAGTTTATTTTGTGATTTTTTTTCTGGGAGTGGGCAAATCTCCGCAGAAGCATACAGCCGAGGGTTTGGCAAAATCTTGGTATATGAGTTGGACCAAAAGAGATTTTCCGGCCTATTGCAATTGTTTAAAGGTATTAAAACGATTACTTTGTTTCGAAAGGATGCAACAAAACATGCAATAAAATGGGAATTGGGAGAGGAGAAAGCATATATCTTTTACTTGGATCCCCCCTATACTTACTGGTCTGTTACGCCAACGCGTATGAGTTCTATGTTACTCCAACTGGTTTCGCACTTAAATGATTTGAACAAACCGTATTTGATCCTTTCTCAGATTCCCGAACACCAGAAAGTGGAAGAAATTTGGTCCGGTTTAGAATATAAAGTTAGAGAATATGGCAGTCATTCCTTGGTTGAACTTTCATGCAAAGAATAG